From a single Phocoena sinus isolate mPhoSin1 chromosome 1, mPhoSin1.pri, whole genome shotgun sequence genomic region:
- the MIB2 gene encoding E3 ubiquitin-protein ligase MIB2 isoform X3, with protein sequence MEPDPQAGVQVGMRVVRGVDWKWGQQDGGEGGVGTVVELGRHGSPSTPDRTVVVQWDHGTRTNYRAGYQGAHDLLLYDNAQIGVRHPNIICDCCKKHGLRGMRWKCRVCFDYDLCTQCYMHNRHDVAHAFERYETAHSRPVTLSPRQGLPRIPLRGIFQGAKVVRGPDWEWGSQDGGEGKPGRVVDIRGWDVETGRSVASVTWADGTTNVYRVGHKGKVDLKCVGEAAGGFYYREHLPRLGKPAELRRRVSADSQPFQHGDKVKCLLDADILRDMQEGHGGWNPRMAKCIGQMGTVHRITDRGDVRVQFNHKTRWTFHPGALSKHNSCSVGEVVRVIDDLDMVKRLQAGHGEWTDDMAPALGHVGRVLKVFGDGNLGVLVNGKLWTFSPSCLVAYRPEEDANLDVAERARENKSSLSVVLDKLRAQKSDLEHPGRLVVEVALGNVARALDLLRRHPEQVDTKNHGRTALQVAAYLGQVELVRLLLQARAGVDLPDDEGSTALHYAALGNQPEAARVLLSWGCGANTLNGTQSSALHVAVQRGFLEVVRVLCECGCDVNLPDAHADTPLHCAISAGTGASGIVEVLTEVPGIDVTATNSQGFTLLHHASLKGHTLAVRRILARARQLVDAKKEDGFTALHLAALNDHREVAQVLIREGHCDVNVRNRKLQSPLHLAVQQAHVGLVPLLVDAGCSANAEDEEGDTALHVALQRHQLLPLATDGAGGDPGALQLLSRLQASGLPGSMELTVGAAVACFLALEGADLSYANHRGRSPLDLAAEGRLLKALQGCAQRFRERQAGGGGGAAQGPRLALSAPNTVTNLHVAAPSGPEAAECLVCSELALLVLFSPCQHRMVCEECARRMKKCIRCQAVIVKKLRPDGTEVVSAAPAPGPPRQLVEELQSRYRQMEERITCPICIDSHIRLVFQCGHGACAPCGAALSACPICRQPIRDRIQIFV encoded by the exons ATGGAGCCAGACCCCCAGGCGGGCGTGCAGGTGGGCATGCGCGTGGTACGCGGCGTGGACTGGAAGTGGGGCCAGCAGGACGGCGGCGAGGGCGGCGTGGGCACGGTGGTGGAGCTCGGCCGCCACGGCAGCCCTTCGACCCCCGACCGCACGGTGGTCGTGCAGTGGGACCACGGCACGCGCACCAACTACCGCGCGGGCTACCAGGGCGCGCATGACCTGCTGCTCTACGACAACGCCCAGATCG GCGTCCGCCACCCCAACATTATCTGCGACTGCTGCAAGAAGCACGGGCTGCGGGGCATGCGCTGGAAGTGCCGCGTCTGCTTCGACTACGATCTCTGCACGCAGTGCTACATGCACAACAGGCACGACGTGGCCCACGCCTTCGAGCGCTACGAGACGGCCCACTCGCGCCC GGTCACGCTGAGTCCCCGCCAGGGCCTCCCAAGGATCCCGTTAAGGGGCATCTTCCAGGGAGCGAAGGTGGTTCGGGGCCCCGACTGGGAGTGGGGTTCGCAGGATG gaggggaagggaagccaGGCCGAGTGGTGGACATCCGTGGCTGGGATGTGGAGACGGGCCGGAGCGTGGCCAGCGTGACATGGGCCGACGGCACCACCAACGTGTACCGCGTGGGCCACAAGGGCAAGGTGGACCTCAAGTGTGTGGGCGAGGCAGCTGGCGGCTTCTACTACAGGGAGCATCTCCCGAGGCTCG GCAAGCCCGCAGAGCTGCGGCGCAGGGTGAGCGCCGACAGCCAGCCCTTCCAGCACGGGGACAAGGTCAAGTGTCTGCTGGACGCGGACATCCTGAGGGACATGCAGGAAGGCCACGGCGGATGGAACCCCCGGATGGCCAAG TGCATCGGACAGATGGGCACCGTACACCGCATCACGGACCGTGGGGACGTGCGTGTGCAGTTCAACCACAAGACCCGCTGGACCTTCCACCCGGGGGCTCTCAGCAAG CACAACTCCTGCTCGGTGGGGGAAGTCGTGCGGGTCATCGACGACCTCGACATGGTGAAGCGGCTGCAGGCCGGGCACGGCGAGTGGACAGATGACATGGCCCCC gctCTGGGCCACGTCGGGAGAGTGCTCAAGGTTTTCGGAGATGGGAACTTGGGTGTGCTGGTCAATGGTAAGCTGTGGACCTTCAGCCCCTCCTGCCTGGTGGCCTACCGGCCTGAGGAGGACGCCAACCTGGACGTGGCCGAGCGCGCCCGGGAGAACAAAA gctcCCTGAGTGTCGTCCTGGACAAGCTTCGAGCCCAGAAGAGTGATCTGGAGCACCCGGGGAGGCTGGTGGTGGAGGTGGCCCTGGGCAACGTGGCCCGGGCTCTGGACCTGCTGCGGCGGCACCCGGAGCAG GTGGACACCAAGAACCATGGCAGGACCGCCCTGCAGGTGGCTGCCTATCTAGGCCAGGTGGAGCTGGTGcggctgctgctgcaggctcgggCGGGCGTGGACCTGCCGGACGACGAGGGCAGCACGGCACTGCACTACGCGGCGCTGGG GAACCAGCCAGAGGCCGCCCGGGTGCTCCTGAGCTGGGGTTGCGGGGCCAACACTCTTAACGGCACCCAGAGCTCGGCGCTGCACGTGGCCGTGCAgaggggcttcctggaggtggtgagGGTCCTCTGTGAGTGCGGCTGTGACGTCAACCTGCCC GACGCCCATGCTGACACGCCCCTGCACTGCGCCATCTCGGCGGGCACTGGCGCCAGCGGCATCGTGGAGGTCCTCACCGAGGTGCCGGGTATCGACGTCACTGCCACGAACAGCCAAGGCTTCACCCTGCTGCACCACGCATCCCTCAAAGGCCACACACT AGCAGTCAGAAGGATTCTGGCGCGGGCCCGGCAGCTGGTGGACGCCAAGAAGGAGGATGGGTTCACAGCGCTGCACCTGGCCGCCCTGAACGACCACAGGGAGGTGGCCCAGGTTCTCATCCGAGAG ggccaTTGTGACGTGAACGTTCGCAACCGGAAGCTCCAGTCCCCGCTGCACCTGGCTGTGCAGCAGGCCCACGTGGGGCTGGTGCCGCTGCTGGTGGACGCTGGCTGCAGCGCCAATGCCGAGGACGAGGAGGGGGACACGGCTCTGCATGTGGCACTGCAGCGGCACCAGCTGCTGCCCCTGGCGACTGATGGGGCCGGGGGGGACCCAGGGGCCTTGCAGCTGCTGTCAAGG CTACAGGCCTCGGGCCTTCCGGGCAGCATGGAGCTGACGGTGGGCGCGGCGGTCGCCTGCTTCTTGGCGCTGGAGGGCGCCGACCTGAGCTATGCCAACCACCGCGGCCGGAGCCCGCTGGACCTGGCAGCTGAGGGCCGCCTGCTCAAAGCCCTGCAGGGCTGTGCCCAGCGCTTCCG GGAGCGGCAGGctggcggcggcgggggcgcggCCCAGGGCCCAAGGCTGGCGCTCAGTGCCCCCAACACTGTTACCAACCTGCACGTCGCTGCGCCGTCCGGGCCCGAGGCCGCCGAGTGCCTGGTGTGTTCGGAGCTGGCGCTGTTGGTGCTGTTCTCGCCTTGCCAGCACCGCATGGTGTGTGAGG AGTGCGCCCGCAGGATGAAGAAGTGCATCAGGTGCCAGGCGGTCATCGTCAAGAAGCTGCGCCCAG ACGGCACGGAGGTGGTCagcgccgcccccgcccccggcccacCGCGGCAGCTGGTGGAGGAGCTGCAGAGCCGCTACCGGCAGATGGAGGAGCGCATCACCTGCCCCATCTGCATCGACAGCCACATCCGCCTCGTGTTCCAGTGCGGTCACGGCGCCTGCGCGCCCTGCGGCGCTGCGCTCAGCGCCTGCCCCATCTGCCGCCAGCCCATCCGCGACCGCATCCAGATCTTCGTGTAG
- the MIB2 gene encoding E3 ubiquitin-protein ligase MIB2 isoform X5 — protein MEPDPQAGVQVGMRVVRGVDWKWGQQDGGEGGVGTVVELGRHGSPSTPDRTVVVQWDHGTRTNYRAGYQGAHDLLLYDNAQIGVRHPNIICDCCKKHGLRGMRWKCRVCFDYDLCTQCYMHNRHDVAHAFERYETAHSRPVTLSPRQGLPRIPLRGIFQGAKVVRGPDWEWGSQDGGEGKPGRVVDIRGWDVETGRSVASVTWADGTTNVYRVGHKGKVDLKCVGEAAGGFYYREHLPRLGKPAELRRRVSADSQPFQHGDKVKCLLDADILRDMQEGHGGWNPRMAKHNSCSVGEVVRVIDDLDMVKRLQAGHGEWTDDMAPALGHVGRVLKVFGDGNLGVLVNGKLWTFSPSCLVAYRPEEDANLDVAERARENKSEGIQRGRLVGGEAAPGHHRTSALPSPGSLSVVLDKLRAQKSDLEHPGRLVVEVALGNVARALDLLRRHPEQVDTKNHGRTALQVAAYLGQVELVRLLLQARAGVDLPDDEGSTALHYAALGNQPEAARVLLSWGCGANTLNGTQSSALHVAVQRGFLEVVRVLCECGCDVNLPDAHADTPLHCAISAGTGASGIVEVLTEVPGIDVTATNSQGFTLLHHASLKGHTLAVRRILARARQLVDAKKEDGFTALHLAALNDHREVAQVLIREGHCDVNVRNRKLQSPLHLAVQQAHVGLVPLLVDAGCSANAEDEEGDTALHVALQRHQLLPLATDGAGGDPGALQLLSRLQASGLPGSMELTVGAAVACFLALEGADLSYANHRGRSPLDLAAEGRLLKALQGCAQRFRERQAGGGGGAAQGPRLALSAPNTVTNLHVAAPSGPEAAECLVCSELALLVLFSPCQHRMVCEECARRMKKCIRCQAVIVKKLRPDGTEVVSAAPAPGPPRQLVEELQSRYRQMEERITCPICIDSHIRLVFQCGHGACAPCGAALSACPICRQPIRDRIQIFV, from the exons ATGGAGCCAGACCCCCAGGCGGGCGTGCAGGTGGGCATGCGCGTGGTACGCGGCGTGGACTGGAAGTGGGGCCAGCAGGACGGCGGCGAGGGCGGCGTGGGCACGGTGGTGGAGCTCGGCCGCCACGGCAGCCCTTCGACCCCCGACCGCACGGTGGTCGTGCAGTGGGACCACGGCACGCGCACCAACTACCGCGCGGGCTACCAGGGCGCGCATGACCTGCTGCTCTACGACAACGCCCAGATCG GCGTCCGCCACCCCAACATTATCTGCGACTGCTGCAAGAAGCACGGGCTGCGGGGCATGCGCTGGAAGTGCCGCGTCTGCTTCGACTACGATCTCTGCACGCAGTGCTACATGCACAACAGGCACGACGTGGCCCACGCCTTCGAGCGCTACGAGACGGCCCACTCGCGCCC GGTCACGCTGAGTCCCCGCCAGGGCCTCCCAAGGATCCCGTTAAGGGGCATCTTCCAGGGAGCGAAGGTGGTTCGGGGCCCCGACTGGGAGTGGGGTTCGCAGGATG gaggggaagggaagccaGGCCGAGTGGTGGACATCCGTGGCTGGGATGTGGAGACGGGCCGGAGCGTGGCCAGCGTGACATGGGCCGACGGCACCACCAACGTGTACCGCGTGGGCCACAAGGGCAAGGTGGACCTCAAGTGTGTGGGCGAGGCAGCTGGCGGCTTCTACTACAGGGAGCATCTCCCGAGGCTCG GCAAGCCCGCAGAGCTGCGGCGCAGGGTGAGCGCCGACAGCCAGCCCTTCCAGCACGGGGACAAGGTCAAGTGTCTGCTGGACGCGGACATCCTGAGGGACATGCAGGAAGGCCACGGCGGATGGAACCCCCGGATGGCCAAG CACAACTCCTGCTCGGTGGGGGAAGTCGTGCGGGTCATCGACGACCTCGACATGGTGAAGCGGCTGCAGGCCGGGCACGGCGAGTGGACAGATGACATGGCCCCC gctCTGGGCCACGTCGGGAGAGTGCTCAAGGTTTTCGGAGATGGGAACTTGGGTGTGCTGGTCAATGGTAAGCTGTGGACCTTCAGCCCCTCCTGCCTGGTGGCCTACCGGCCTGAGGAGGACGCCAACCTGGACGTGGCCGAGCGCGCCCGGGAGAACAAAAGTGAGGGCATCCAGCGCGGGCGGCTGGTGGGGGGCGAGGCCGCCCCCGGCCACCACCGAacctcagccctgccctccccaggctcCCTGAGTGTCGTCCTGGACAAGCTTCGAGCCCAGAAGAGTGATCTGGAGCACCCGGGGAGGCTGGTGGTGGAGGTGGCCCTGGGCAACGTGGCCCGGGCTCTGGACCTGCTGCGGCGGCACCCGGAGCAG GTGGACACCAAGAACCATGGCAGGACCGCCCTGCAGGTGGCTGCCTATCTAGGCCAGGTGGAGCTGGTGcggctgctgctgcaggctcgggCGGGCGTGGACCTGCCGGACGACGAGGGCAGCACGGCACTGCACTACGCGGCGCTGGG GAACCAGCCAGAGGCCGCCCGGGTGCTCCTGAGCTGGGGTTGCGGGGCCAACACTCTTAACGGCACCCAGAGCTCGGCGCTGCACGTGGCCGTGCAgaggggcttcctggaggtggtgagGGTCCTCTGTGAGTGCGGCTGTGACGTCAACCTGCCC GACGCCCATGCTGACACGCCCCTGCACTGCGCCATCTCGGCGGGCACTGGCGCCAGCGGCATCGTGGAGGTCCTCACCGAGGTGCCGGGTATCGACGTCACTGCCACGAACAGCCAAGGCTTCACCCTGCTGCACCACGCATCCCTCAAAGGCCACACACT AGCAGTCAGAAGGATTCTGGCGCGGGCCCGGCAGCTGGTGGACGCCAAGAAGGAGGATGGGTTCACAGCGCTGCACCTGGCCGCCCTGAACGACCACAGGGAGGTGGCCCAGGTTCTCATCCGAGAG ggccaTTGTGACGTGAACGTTCGCAACCGGAAGCTCCAGTCCCCGCTGCACCTGGCTGTGCAGCAGGCCCACGTGGGGCTGGTGCCGCTGCTGGTGGACGCTGGCTGCAGCGCCAATGCCGAGGACGAGGAGGGGGACACGGCTCTGCATGTGGCACTGCAGCGGCACCAGCTGCTGCCCCTGGCGACTGATGGGGCCGGGGGGGACCCAGGGGCCTTGCAGCTGCTGTCAAGG CTACAGGCCTCGGGCCTTCCGGGCAGCATGGAGCTGACGGTGGGCGCGGCGGTCGCCTGCTTCTTGGCGCTGGAGGGCGCCGACCTGAGCTATGCCAACCACCGCGGCCGGAGCCCGCTGGACCTGGCAGCTGAGGGCCGCCTGCTCAAAGCCCTGCAGGGCTGTGCCCAGCGCTTCCG GGAGCGGCAGGctggcggcggcgggggcgcggCCCAGGGCCCAAGGCTGGCGCTCAGTGCCCCCAACACTGTTACCAACCTGCACGTCGCTGCGCCGTCCGGGCCCGAGGCCGCCGAGTGCCTGGTGTGTTCGGAGCTGGCGCTGTTGGTGCTGTTCTCGCCTTGCCAGCACCGCATGGTGTGTGAGG AGTGCGCCCGCAGGATGAAGAAGTGCATCAGGTGCCAGGCGGTCATCGTCAAGAAGCTGCGCCCAG ACGGCACGGAGGTGGTCagcgccgcccccgcccccggcccacCGCGGCAGCTGGTGGAGGAGCTGCAGAGCCGCTACCGGCAGATGGAGGAGCGCATCACCTGCCCCATCTGCATCGACAGCCACATCCGCCTCGTGTTCCAGTGCGGTCACGGCGCCTGCGCGCCCTGCGGCGCTGCGCTCAGCGCCTGCCCCATCTGCCGCCAGCCCATCCGCGACCGCATCCAGATCTTCGTGTAG